Within Bradymonas sediminis, the genomic segment GTCGTGCGCACGATTCTGGCCGCGGATGACTTCTACGACGATAAATTCCTGGTCTTTGCCACCCGCAACGGTCTGGTCAAGAAGACGCGCCTGGACGCCTATCAGAACGTGCACTCCGGCGGCATTATCGCGCTCAATATCAAAGACGGCGACCGACTTGTGTCGGTGCGCCTGACCGACGGCAGCGAAGAGATCCTGCTGGTCAGCCAGAATGGCCAGGCGATTCGCTTCCACGAAGAAGATGTGCGCGCGGTCGGGCGAAACGCCAGCGGCGTCATCGGCATGCGTTTCCGCGATGACGACGAGTTGGTCGGCATGGAGGTCGTGCCCAAAGACGCGCCCGAGGGCGAAGAGACCGCCGATGAGCCGCAGACGTTGCTCGCCATCACCGAGAATGGCTATGGTAAGCGCACCGTCATCAGCGAGTATCCGATCCGCGGGCGCGGCGGCCTCGGCGTCATCACCATGAAGGTCAACGATCGAAACGGTAAATTGGTCGGCATTCGCCTCGTCAGTGAGGATGATCAGTTGATCCTCATCACCGACCACGGCCAGGTCCTGCGCACCCGCGTTGGCGAGATTTCGACCTACGGGCGAAACACCCAGGGCGTGAAGGTGATGGTCACCGACCCCGAAGAGACCGTCGTCAGCATGGCGCGACTCCCCGAGGGTGAGGAAGACGAGGACGAGGACGAGGACGAGATCGGCGAAGACGGCCTCGCCCTGGAAGGCGCCGACGGCGAGGTCGCGCCCGATGGCGACGCCGACGACGCGCAAGATGACGCTTCGGACGATGAGGATGCCTGATCGGATCCTGGGGGCTCGCTAAGAGCCCCCAATTTGTAGCCCAGCTCATAGCAATGGGAAGCGACGTGGAAGATGAGCGACAACTTGTCGAGAGAGCCCAGGCAGGGGACCAGGACGCGTTCCAGGAGTTGGTCGTGCGCTACCAGCGCAAGGTCTACTCCATCTGCTACGGGATGCTGAAGAATCAGCAGGACTCCATGGACGTCAGCCAAGACGTCTTCATAAAAGTTTTTCGATACCTCGAAAAATTCAATCATAATTCGAGCTTTTATACCTGGCTTTACCGCATCACCGTCAATAAATGCATCGACTTTATCCGCAAGCGCAATCGCCGCTCGGAGGTCGACTATAATGACGCGGTGGGGCGGGAGGATGATATCGACGGCGACGAGCAGATTATGTCGTCGACGTTGGGGCTGCGCCCCGACCGGGTCTACGCGCGCAAAGAGTTGCGCGATAATATGCTCGAGGCGCTCGACACACTCAGCGAAAAACACCGCACGATCCTCATTTTGCGCGAGGTGGAGGGGCTGGCCTACGAGGAGATCGCCGACGTGCTTGGCATCTCCAAGGGCACCGTCATGAGTCGACTTTATCATGCCCGGCGCTATTTTCAGGAGGCGATCAAAGAGTATTTGGGGGAGACCTTGGTGGTGAAGTAGATCGAGAAAAATCGGTTTGGAATTGAATTATTCTAAATGCCCCACCGTCTATGATTCCGTGAGCAGGATGAGGGCATAAAAGGCCGTCATGCTGCCCCCGCCTAAAGCCTACCGGCCACTGAAAATTATCGCCCCTACGAGGACTGAAATAAAATGACTTCGCAAGGATTGACCTCAGCACAATGCCTGTTATTGCAGCGCTTCTATGACGAAGAGTTGTCGGCGGCGGAGTGTGTCCAGGCGGAGCAACTTCTTGAGGGCTCGGCGTCCGCACGCGTCTTCGTGGCGGCGCTCGGCGAGCTAAGCCTGGCGGTGCAGGCGAGCCATGAGTTGGTTTGGGAGCGCGCTGAGCCGAAGATTATCAGCGCCGCGCGACTCGCCGAGTTGGCCGCCGAGGCCGGCGATATGATGGACACGCCGCTGGAGGATTTGCGCGGTCTATTGCAGCGCCTGCACGACGACGAGGTGGACCCGGCCGAGGAGGCCTGGGCCCGCGCGTTGCTGGGCGAGCGCCCGGACGCCGCT encodes:
- a CDS encoding sigma-70 family RNA polymerase sigma factor, which encodes MGSDVEDERQLVERAQAGDQDAFQELVVRYQRKVYSICYGMLKNQQDSMDVSQDVFIKVFRYLEKFNHNSSFYTWLYRITVNKCIDFIRKRNRRSEVDYNDAVGREDDIDGDEQIMSSTLGLRPDRVYARKELRDNMLEALDTLSEKHRTILILREVEGLAYEEIADVLGISKGTVMSRLYHARRYFQEAIKEYLGETLVVK